The Anaerolineales bacterium region GAAGCCGAAACGTACACAGAATTGCTTCATCCGAGTCAAACCAACGTAAAGGCGTTGATCCAGTTCAAAGCCGAAGGCACGCTGGAAGACGGCCGCTCCTTCACCGTTGACGTGAGTTATGGCGCTCCGGATGTAAACAACCATACCACGATTGAAATTCAGTAACCCGCTATACGCAGTTTCTTCTCCCGTCCTCTCTTCCGCTGGAGGATTGGACGGGGAAGGGGGAAATCGCCACAGCCTCAAACTCGCGCACAATGCTGATTGTGTCGGTTCAGTCCGTGCATCTCTAATGTACTGCACGCTACACAGTTGTCTGAAGTTTGAGCATGATATATCTCCGTCATCCTCATCAAGGATGCAAATGTGGAGGATCCGTTCTCTGGGAGAATGAATTTAACCGATCAGCGTAACACCACAACGAGCGGACCCTGCTGGTTGATGAGCGACTTCAATTCGCTGTAAGGAACCGTTACCGTTTGCGGACCTGCCGCGTACGGCGCGACTTGATACTCATCGAACGTGATAAGTAAGCCTTCGTTAGCGATGTTCCAATTGCGATAATTTTCAGAGGTCGGGTCCGCCCCTTGCTCGAACCCGCCGAAGAAGCCGATATCGCGCTTGCTCAGTTGCGCAATGCAGTAACTTGAAATTGTTTTCAGGTAGCCGCTGTCTTCGACAAATAAATCGTCTAGCGAAAGTTTGCGTCCTTGTTCCAGATCGTAGTTCATGGTCAAACTATAATGGAAAGGATGAGCCGCGCCGTCGGAGTATCCGACGAAGTTGAATTTGAGCGACCAAATATCGCCGCGCTGATAGACAAGGGTATATCCCACGTCGAGGAAACTGCCTGAAGTAATTGGCGGGGATGACATGTGCGCGAGGATATTCTCGCGAAAATAGTTGACCTCACCCTGGATTACTTCGTTCATCCGTTCGTTGAACTTGATCACCCGCTCATCCTCACTGCCGGTCAGCCGCGGGGTTTGGACCGTGATGGTATAACGCGGCGACGAACCGTCCTCGCGGAACGTGATGTACGTTAGCGTGACTCGGCTGCTCAGCGGTGTCGGGTTGACGGGAACGGCGGTCGGCGTCGGCGTGGGAACTTGCGCGGCTGTCGAACATGCCGCAAGGATGCTGAACAGGGTAAGCCCTGTAACCAATAAATTGAACAATTTGACAAACATGGCATCCTCCTTTTCCCCATTAACGATTGCCGTTCGTACTAAGTTCCAACGACTAAACGCTTCAAGAGCGCAAGGGACTCCTGTTTGCCCCCGCCTCCGTTTTCGCCGCCGGGTCCAACGCACGAGGGACAGCCGTCCGCGCAAGGGCACGCGCTCACCAGTTCGAACGCGCGGGCGATAAGTTCGTCGTGCAGTTCGAATAATTTTTCGCTAAAGCCGATCCCCGCCGGGACCGAATCATAGATCGCCACCGTCGGTTGTCCGAAGGTTTGATTCTCCATCGGCTCGATGTGTCGTCCCAGGTCGCCCGAATCGCACATCAAAAACAGCGGCGCGAGGTTGCCCAAAATGTACGAGACCCCAGCCAATCCGCTTTTGATGCGCACGTTTTGCTCCACTTTATGATGACAAGACGGACACAGCGTGGTGAGATTTTCCAAACGATTCGCTTCCTCCCTCGAAGCGAACGCGCGGAATGGGATTTTGTGATGCACATCGTGTTGGCGACTCGCCCTGAGCGGAGACGAAGGGGACTCAACCACGCCGCATACCTGACAGGTGAACTGGTCGCGCCTGCGGACGCGTTCGCGAATCTTCGACCATTCCGGTCCGTAATCGTTGGGGTCGTTCGTCCACGCGCCCGCCTCGCGCAGACTCGCGACCGTTTCCTCCGATAGCGACAGCCAGTAGCCGGTGGTCTGCAACTCGGAGGGCGGCAAGTCCAACGGTTCTTCGCCGAGAGTTTCATGCGTGTACCAGCGCCGCTTGCGGAAGCCTTTGGTGTAATTGGTAATTTGTAATTCGCCCCAGCGTTTGTCGCCGCCGCACACAACGTCATGAGCGGATTCGGATAACAGTTCCACTTCGGTTTGTTGCAACGGCTCGGTGTAATAATCGCTTGCGACAGGTCTCAAACGCGCCACGCGTTCTTCGAGATCCAACTTCTCGACGAAATACTGTTGCGCTTCATGCAAATAAATCGCGCCCGGGTGCGCCATCCACGCCGCGCTTTCGCCGTCCACAATTCCGATCGTCTGCGGGCGATCGTCCAGCATGATCTGCAACACCACGCTCTGCGGCGACGCGGAACGCAGTGAAATATTTGCCGCCGGGTATTGGTCTGCCATCCAAAAATATTTTTCGTTCGAGAAGTGCGCTTCGCGGTTTTCGACGAGAAAATTCAAATATTCTTCGATTGTTTCTGCTGAAATCGCGCCGAAGCCCTCGCCTTTTTTGAACGGCAATTCGAACATGGCGCAACGCAAATGTTCGAGCAGGATTAACAAATGATCGGGGTTGACCAACGCCTGCTCCGGCGAACGCTCGAAGA contains the following coding sequences:
- a CDS encoding RsiV family protein; the protein is MFVKLFNLLVTGLTLFSILAACSTAAQVPTPTPTAVPVNPTPLSSRVTLTYITFREDGSSPRYTITVQTPRLTGSEDERVIKFNERMNEVIQGEVNYFRENILAHMSSPPITSGSFLDVGYTLVYQRGDIWSLKFNFVGYSDGAAHPFHYSLTMNYDLEQGRKLSLDDLFVEDSGYLKTISSYCIAQLSKRDIGFFGGFEQGADPTSENYRNWNIANEGLLITFDEYQVAPYAAGPQTVTVPYSELKSLINQQGPLVVVLR